Within Citrus sinensis cultivar Valencia sweet orange chromosome 1, DVS_A1.0, whole genome shotgun sequence, the genomic segment TAAGATagattaaattcattattatcaGCTAGTATCCCCTGGTTTACATGCTTTAGTAGTGCAATATATTCGATAGACATCACTTTCCATAAGATGAGCAAGTGGTGCATATTTTCTTGACAAAACATTATGAAATCATGAGTCCCAGAAAAATGAATTATCACGATCCATACTTATAGCCTTCCTCAACCATCCAGTAGACtccttttgaaaatattaaaacaaaaccaagaaggaaatcaaaatttagaaaaaaaaaaaaaatttcaaaatatcacCATAATTTCAACATAAGAGGACAAGAAGGGGACAGAGAGTGTGTGGAACGGTGCACAAGTACCACAGTTTAATCAGTGTTAGACATGTGTCTTACAGATGCAGAACAGTAGTCATCCAGAAATTCAGCCTGTGAGGGAATCCCTTCTGGAATTCCAGTAACTTCAAAACCTGCATCCAGATGTTTGTTCTGCCCAATAACCACAGAATAAGGCTGCCACGAAAGGGAATAAGTAATTAGCATAAAGATGGCCCCGAACAAACCACTCATACATTAAAAGGAATATTATGTGTCAACAGAATGGCCTGTGCAACATAAGGAACAAAGCAAGAGGGTATAGCTCTTTTGACGACAGAAACTAAAGTTGAGAATTGACTTGGTACCAGACAGCAGTGTGCGACATCAGACATCTGGTTTCCAAGAGTAGATAACTCCCAGTCGAGAATACCAATCACGCGATCCTGCACTAAGAtgttatcatcaaaagtgCAACTCGGACTACATAAGCTATTCagaaatatatgttaaaattgaGCTTTCATTCAACACAAGTGAAAAAAACCACACATtctatatttcattttacaagAAAAAGCAAGAGTTGCAACTTATAGAGCTAATGTTTTACAATAATGAATgatcataattaaattaatgacatATATTTAAACCACACAGATAGCTATGTTAAGAGAAAAATCTATGAATATAAGTTAATAAAGGAATTTAGGAGTTCCAGACCTCAGTAGGATGAAATACAAGATTATCAATTCGAAAATCCCCATGAACTATGCCTGCTGCTACTCCAGATGAATCTTCAGGGGGAATATTCTGCCGTAACCAATCAATCAGCCGAAACATTTTGGGATTACTCGCAGGCTTACCCTCAGCAGTTGAAGCAGTATATTGTTTAGCCCACCTTTCTATctaaacaaaaagcaaaaatcaaaAGTGCCCCTTAGTTGCAAGATATTATAAGTTATCTctctttttctaaatttacagCTTCTACAGTGCAACTTCATATTCTAAGCTGTAAATTCAAGTTCTTTGCTttaaagcaaataaattacaaagcTAAATTAGCTAAAACTTTCAAAAAGAATTCAAGAACCTGCCGACTACAGTAGTTGTCTCGCCTCCCATATTTACCCAGTCCAATCATATCCACATTAGCCGAATGAATAGAAGCTAATGTTTTTGCAGTTGCTCGATATATAGCTCTTCTCCTCTCCGGTGGCACACCCTAATCAGACATATCAACaccaaaatccaaaatttcaagccaaAGACAAATTCTTACactaattcaatttgattatcAACTCATCAAGTAAGAGACTAAAGAGAAAGAGTGCATTACAGGCAACTTTGAGTCAATAAAAATCCGACCTTCCAAAAATTCCATGATGTAAAATGCAGTTCCAATAACATTAGGATCAGTACACAAACAGAACACTTTAGGAACTGGAACTACAGTATGATCACCTAACGCCCGAAGAACCTGTCACAtcaaaagattcaaaattcTACTTGActtttgatatatataattgttatgGGTCCAGCTACAATACAATTGTGGTTTCATacccattttttttatctttttgtgaTCCAACCATTGCATCCAACCCAAGAGGTGCAAAGACTATTCCGGCTTAAATGTTACTATTTGGTTATTAACAATATGGTCTCTTATGTTTactaaaagaataagaaaagattaagtttcaaaattttgacacattggtatgttaaaatattttattatcaaaggtaatttagtaaatgaacatatttatttattaaaaatatggatGCATTATTTTAACTTGCTAAAATACTCTCAACTTCCATTTACTTAAAATACgaattagattttaataatactattttgtatttagtgtaacacaaaattagataaggttttatctaaattttgacaatattaaaatgaaaaataaataaatattaaataaatgctTGGATAGtcatttaaattcattatagagtttataaataatattttcaaaataataagtttCTATATGTAAATTTGAgattatgtaaaattatttatattttatcacaCGTATGAAGttgatcaattatttatttgatatgaaaacaaatatattatataatatttattctattacttaaatttaaaatatgtatagaaggagatagagagaatacattttttagaattttaaaattattatattgtaggaaaattatcattgcaccacctttattttgctttatgtTCATCCAACCACTATAAAATTCTAACATGTACTTTGTaccacatttcttttcacatttgtatcaactagccacttttgcattaacactattaaataattttaataaaatgataattttacctccaaataaattaaaagactattaaataattttaataaaatgataattttacctccaaataaattaaaagaccattttattttataaaaactttaaaaaataaaaaatatataatgataaaaatatccctaaatttaataaaaataaatcccaaaattagaattttatttctaataaaaattattttaatataaaattataattataaaaataattgaaaaattttgggatttaataaaatcccctaaattattaaaattttaggatttattcttttaagaaatagattccgttattttaattaaattttacaaaattataatttttaataaaaataattattaaaattttgtaaaatctaaatttagtaaaaatcagttgagcacctctatttgtgatttatttattttattaaatttagggatattttatgattataattttaaattttaaaagtttttataagataaaatagtcttttaatttatttgggggtaaaattatcattttattaaaattatttaatagtgttaatgcaaaagtggctagttgatacaaatgtgaaaagaaaggtagtgcaaagtacatgttaaaattttgtaatggtTAGATGAacataagacaaaataaaagtgattcaatgataatttctctatattttaattgggtttattacataaaattattaaaactaattgtttttattatttacataaaacAATAGGAATTGttgaagaaaatgctaaataaattttttagaaatttgaaattattatattttgattggGCTTATTgtataaaagttttaaaatttaaaatttttattatttacgaAAAATTATAGGGACTGCtaaaaaacatattaaaataatgtttggTACAACGGGGGTAAGATAATTTTGCCCTAATTgttatatgtataaataatcGATAAATGTGACATTTATCATATATTCAAGTCTGCGCGTGTATGTATTCATGTAAAACAATTACAGAGATGCCACCTGAAACTCTCGATCGACAGCATGAGCAGACTCGAGCAATTTACCTGCAGGCTTCTTCCTCAAAACGTACCGTTTCACCGCCGCTCCGGAACCTACTTCCATAAGAAACGTCGGGTTTGATTGTCCATGTCCAAactaaaagcaaaataaataaataattaattaaaactcaaaaacacagataaataaataaattaaaaacaaacaaataccTGAGAAATAGTGAATTTAGAAGGAGAGCGCGGGAAGTCAGGGACGTTAACGGAGGCGTAACGGAGCAAAGCATCGAGGTCGAGCTGGTGAGCTGGCTGGAATGGGCTCACTAGATCACCTGTTCGGCTCGCCATGATGAATTGATTTCTCGATCTCGCCGTATACGCAATCAACgctaaaataacaaacaatGAGAGCTTCAAATGAATTAATCAAGTGATTGGAGTGGAAAGGTTTTGTTCTCATCATTATCTCgagatataatataatatatctgtatatattttattataacattGTTGTAGTAGTTTATTGGAGTTGAATGCGTCGCTCGAGTGAGGAAATGGATGTTGCGGGTGGTGCTGACGCGCCGTTATGAGTCGCGTGACGTGATGtttgttttggataaaattttcTGTTTTAAGAAACTTTCGAGGTTTGAGATACTTTTTAGGCGAGATGCTGTCGGGGTTATAGAAACATAGTTtatgaatcaaaataataCAGTTAACAGTTTTATggaaataatattgaattaaaattataataggatcaaatgatttcttttttttttttaattcaaaaaattattaattaccacATCAAACCTGAAcaagtttatttataaatattaggtGTGTTCGCGGATCAGATTTTACGGATTGGATCTCAATCCATATTCGATCTATAATTTGGcgaattataaattttcaattcaatccaattcatgaatttgtgaaattcaattcaaattcaattcataCATCTACAGATCAAATGAGGATTTAAcccaatccatatccaatccacaaTTTTACAGATTGATTTGCagactaaaattttttaatattgtccAATCCACTATCAAAATCCAATTCATACATCTGCGGATTAAATGAGGATTTAACCTAATGTATATCTAATCCACCATTTTGCgaactaaaaaattttaatactgTCCAATCCAcgaactaactaaataaaaaatttttaatataaaaataattttattgccgattaaattaaaaattaaataagatttaaataaattaattgtttaaataaaactagaaaatacatttaaagtttcataacACAACCCAccaaaacgaaaaaaaaattcattcgtttagatcagtacatgaaaattatatttgtttatttaattattttatattttatattattatcggataatatataatataattttaatgtaactatattttaacttatttatttactagtaagtaCTAATAccatattttaacttatattttaattaaataaatactttttatttttttacagatTCACAGATTTTTACGAATTTGTAGAAGTAGATACATATCCAATCTATCGATTGCGgatgatcaaatttttaatcaagTCCAATCCACAAATCCACAGATCGAATTTTTTGGATCGAATTTCTATGAATAAGACAGATTGAACGGATCAGATTAAATTCTTAACACCCCTAATaaatacaagagtttgtgattCTATAGTTTTgccattataaaaattcaCGCTGAATGTTAGAATAGCAACTCCTATCTAAGCTGTTGGTCGTTCATTGTTGTTGCTTATGGCTTGATACTCGTCAACAGGGAGTTTCcacattatttaatacataatgaaaaagagttaaaaacaACAGTAGCAACTTCATACATAAGCACATAAAGAGTAACAAAGTAGAAAGCTGCTTTAGCAGATGAAGCTCAGTGCTGCTCATCAACAGCTGGCCGGATGGACTTTGCCAGAATCAAAATCACATAGGACAGTTTATAATATTTCAGTCTTAAACCATCAAGcagattattaaatttaatgaactGAACTTTGTGTCTAACACAATTAGAAGCTTTAAATTCATTGCGGATATACTTTTGTCAGCAGTTGAGAAAATTGTTCTAGCACATATGGTGTACTGAAAGCACAAGAAAGTCCATGATTTGCTTAGATTACTGGAGATATGAAATTGCATAGAGTGATTGAGATAAGATTTCTAACCAGATCACCGAACTTGAGAATGTAAAACATCTCAAGGTAACGACGAGTCTCTCTTCACTCAAGCTTAGACATATTTCCCAAAGCCataaacccccccccccccccccccccccccccccccccaccaaacacaaacacaaaaaaataataataataatccagATTGTTGATATATCCTGTGTGAAATTTTCAGAGCTTAGCTCTCTGTAACTCTAACTTGGCAATGGTCCCCAAGTGGACATCATCAGGTCCATCTGCAACTCTCAAAGTTCTTGCTGTGGCCCAGAGATGTGACAGAACAGTGTCGGTTGAAAAGCCAGCCGCACCGTGCACTTGCATTGCCATGTCCAGCACTTTCAGTGCCATGTTTGGAGCTGCTACCTGGTCCATGCATCAAAGAAATTTCACACAATACGGGTGATTGATATAAATAAACCAATAAACCAGGATCTGATTAAACAATAATCAAATTAGAAGGCACATCAGTTACCTTTGCCATTGCAATGGTTCCACGAGCTTTTTTGTTTCCAAGGCGATCCAGCTGGTCAGCTGCCTCGAGAACTAACAATCTGGTCCTCTCCAGCTCTATTCGGCACTGCATGACACCACCGGTAACAAAGATCAGTTTGGTTACCAAATTCACTTTCagatcacaaaattaatttcccCTCAGAGGTAGAACAGtagaattttgataatttttcccAAATCTGGAGCTAACTTAGATCACCTTGGCCATCTCTGAAAGAAAAGAACCGTGCTGAGCAATAAACTTTCCAAATGCTTTTCTACTAAGAGCCCTCTCAGCCATCAGCTGCATGCCACGCTCAGCTGCACCTATCAGTCTCATGCAATGGTGCAGCCTTCCTGGGCCTAGTCTACCCTGTAAGTAAGTAAAGAGAAGCAAAAGGAGAtgaaatattcaaattgtATGCCTGCACAAATAACAATGCAGTCCCCAGCGTAAATCCACTCACAGAACCGGTCTAATAACTGCAATGCACAGCTGTTATCAATCTATAGAAGCCAAAAAACTAAATTCTACCATGTTCTTTTCATCTTCATGCTGCTGTGTTCAGGACATGTATATACACtcctaataaaaattttaatcaggACAGACTTCCCTGTGATAGTGAAATGCATAGAACAACTGTACCTGGGCAATCTCAAATCCGCGTCCTTCTCCTAGCAGAATATTCTTTGCGGGTACACACACATTCTCAAATGAAATTTCTGCATGCCCATGAGGTGCATCATCAAAGCCAAACACCAAGAGTGGTCTCTTTATGTGTACACCAGAAGTCTTGATATCAACTAAGATCATAGATTGCTGCTTATGCTTAGCGGCAGAGAAATCTGTTTTTCCCTGCAGATTGATTCAGATCACCCACTTCAGCTACAGGAACAACAAATAAACTATTCGTGCCACACCATTTTAGAAGAACTAACCATGACTATAAGAACTCTGCATCTTGGATCCATGGCTCCACTAGTCCACCACTTGTTCCCATTGATGATATAGGAATCCCCTTGTCTGTACAAGAAATCCATTAACAGTCATAAAATTCTGAGAAGAAACTCTaactaaattatataattatatacaaTGAAGCATGATAACAAAGAAATATAATGCCTACTGATTTTTATCAGATTTTTTGTCACTAAAACGAAAAATAACTTTCACCCCATTTAGTAGATAAAAAGGTCCATTCCATTTACGAACCATGATGAGAAATCCACCTTTTAATAGAGCACTCAATATTGGTTGCGTCAGAAGAGGCAACTTGCGGTTCTGTCATTGCAAATGCAGACCGAATCTTCCCCTCGAGCAATGGAATAAGCCATTCTTCTAGTTGTTCTTTATTTCCATATCGCAATAGTACCTAGAATCAAATGCTTAAGCATAATAATCAGACCCAACAAACTTGAAGATGATATATGCAGAAAAATAAACCATGTCATCCTTCCGGGCATTGTGCAGATTACAAGAGCTCATAAAAGtatttctcaaaataataataagactCCGAAAGTGACAACTGTCATTACCAAGAGTAAAGCTTCTTAGGCAAATAGAAATGGCACtttcaaaaatgaaagagGAAGGGCAACATGGTGGCAACAGAAAATGATTGCTCCTGAGATTCTAACAAACCTGGAAATAATATTTACCTCCATATTTCCTGTGTCAGGTGCACTACAATTAAAGATCTGTGGAGCCCAAAATGAACGACCCATGATCTCACATAGGTACCCATATTCAAGGTTTGAGAGGCCTGCCCCGAATAAGAGATCACGTCCACCATCAGAAATAGGATTTGGACCCTCACCAAAGATTAACTTTCTTGCCCTGGCAGCACTGTCAAACTGCAATTAAAACGAATATTCacagaaaacaaattaattagcaACAACCACCCTCTTTTTAGCTAAGAAGAGTAGCAAGGGTAAAGGAAAATACAGAAATcagaaacaaagaaatatgACCAGGAGCAGATATGGAAACATACTGGTATCCATAAGTTCCATAACCCCTCTTTCCTTGCCAGCTCCTTTAACCTCTCCTCCTCTGGGTGAATCGTCCAGCGTGCATCAGACTGAGCaagtttttcaaattctttttcattgGGATATATGTAATCTTCCATGAACTTAATCAATTTGTTTCTCAGTTCCAGAACCCTTTGGCTGGGAACAAACCTTCCTCTTTCGTCTAGaatgttttgaattttgttccCGTTTCCAAATTGTTTTGCATCTGCTTGTGCAACTAAAATTGCATAAgttgaataaaattactttaggCTAATTGTTTTGcatacaataaatcaaatagcAGGCAAGGAATGATGATCTTTGAATATACTACAGCCATGATAAAGGAAAGTTATAATACCTCTGTGCCGCACAGCAAATAATCATTGTTCGTTAGATAATCTAGGCTTTATAACTCTCCCTCTATATGAATGCCAATAAAATATGATGCGTGATAGCAGAAGCGGATTGATAGGGTAGATAAACACTAGATATTGTTCCAATAATGGTCTAGCCGATGCAATTAGTTTATTGCTCTAGTCAAAGCGATATTAGATTCGTTATAATCTAAATGAGTTGACAGTGTAACAAGATTTTGATATTAATGTTTTACAATGAGATTAGATAACGCTCTAATTCAAACAACTCTATAAGAAAGATTTTGATAGATAATCCAAATTATAAAAGAGGGGTTTTTCCAATCGAAATAGTTTAGGAAAAACAACGACAAGATCTCTCTATTTACAATAGGGTAAATATAATTCTCCAAGTTAACTTAAATAGGGAAACTACATCACAATTAAACTAGAAATAAAACGCTAGACACATACCTAGTACATACCTAGTAAGACGCTaattaaaatggcaaaaattaaaatgttctaaaataattaaaatcctaaaatctTCTAGTAACGTCCTACATCATGTTTTATAGAACTATGAAAACATAGTAAATTATGTGGttaaaaacagaaacaaacaCTGTAGTGCATGTCCATTATTTCCATACCATACAAAGTTCGTATACGAAGCAAAGTATGTTGTGTAAAAGTATTGGTATCCTCAGGTCCAAATATACTTTTGAATGATTAAATTACCAGATGGAGGATACTCTGGAAGCACAGATTTCTGTGCAATAAAATCCATAGCAAAATTTATAAGCTCATTGGCATGATTTCCTAAATATCGGGCACGTTCACCTCCTGAAGCATTACCCTGCAAGGTCACAGTAAATAGAAATATCTTATAAGTGGCCTGATATTTCAACACAAAAGCTTTTTGTAGCACTTAATTCTCAAGCATCAAGCTCTTTCTCATCACTGAATACCAGCAGCCATCTGTTATATACGCCTGTGTAAATTGATGCCCCACGGAATAAAGCAAATGCAACATAGAATTTCCACACCTTGGCGGGCCATGGTTTTCCCTACATTTCAACATTCATAGTATAAGTCAGTCCTTAATAAGGTAGGAGGATAACACCGATGAGAATTCTAGAATAACCATCACATTTACAAGGGAGAAAAGATCATCTGAAAATTAGCAAAACCTTGAGAGCATGTAAAAAATCAAACCTTACCAATCATCCTTACTATATTTAAGATagattaattcattattatcaGCCAGTATCCCCTCGTTTACATGCTTTAGTAGTGCAATATATTTGATAGACATCACTTTCCATAAGATGAGCAAGTGGTGCATATTTTCTTGACAAAACATTGTGAAATCATGAGTCCCAGAAAACTGAATTATCATGATCCATACTTATAGccttttgaaaatattaaaacaaaaccgaggaaatcaaaataataaaaaataaataattttcaaaatatcgCCAGAATTTCATCATAAGAGGACAAAAAGGGGACAGAGAGTGTGCGGAACTGTACACAAGTACCACAGTTTAATCAGTGTTAGACATGTGTCTTACAGATGCAGAACAGTAGTCATCCAGAAATTCGGCCTGTGAGGGAATCCCTTCTGGAATTCCAGTAACTTCAAAACCTGCATCCAGATGTTTGTTCTGCCCAATAACCACAGTATAAGGCTGCCGAGAAAGGGAATAAGTAATTACCATAAAGGTGGCCCCGAACAAACCCCTCATACATTAAAAGGAATATTATGTGTCAACAGAATGGCCTGTGCTACATAAGGAACAAAGCAAGAGGGTATAGCTCTTTCCACGACAGAAACTAAAGTTGAGAATTGACTTAGTACCAGACAACAGTATGCGACATCAGACATCTGGTTTCCAAGAGTAGATAATTCCCAGTCGAGAATACCAATCACGCGATCCTGCATTAAGATGTTATTATCAAAAGTGCAACTTGGACTATATAAGCTATTCagaaatatatgttaaaattgaGCTTTCATTCAACACAAGTATAAACAACCACACATtctatatttcattttacaagAAAAAGCAAGAGTTGCAACTCATAGAGCTAATGTTTTACAATAATGAGTgatcataattaaattaatgacatATATTTAAACCACACAGATAGCTATgttagagaaaaatctttgaaTATAAGTTAACAAAGGAATTTAGGAGTTCCAGACCTCAATAGGATGAAATACAAGATTATCAATTCGAAAATCCCCATGAACTATGCCTGCTGCTACTCCAGATGAATCTTCAGGGGGAATATTCTGCCGTAACCAATCAATCAGCTGAAACATTTTGGGATTACTTGCAGGCTTACCCTCAGCAGTTGAAGCAGTATATTGTTTAGCCCACCTTTCTATctaaacaaaaagtaaaaatcaaAAGTGCCACTTAGTTGCAAGATATTATaagttctctctctttttctaaatttacagCTTCTACAGTGCAACTTCATATTCTAAGCTGTAAATTCAAGTTCTTTGCTttaaagcaaataaattacaaagcACTAAATTAGCTAAAACTTTCAAAAAGAATTCAAGAACCTGCCGTCTACAGTAGTTGTCTCGCCTCCCATATTTACCCAGTCCAATCATATCCACATTAGCCGAATGAATAGAAGCTAATGTTTTTGCAGTTGCTCGATATATAGCTCTTCTCCTCTCCGGTGGCACACCCTAATCAGACATATCAACaccaaaatccaaaatttcaagccaaAGACAAATTCTTACACTAATTCAATTTGACTATCAACTCATCAAGTAAGAGACTAAAGAGAAAGAGTGCATTACAGGCAACTTTGAGTCAATAAAAATCCGTCCTTCCAAAAATTCCATGATGTAAAATGCAGTTCCAATAACATTAGGATCATTACACAAACAGAACACTTTAGGAACTGGAACTACTGTATGATCACCTAACGCCCGAAGAACCTGTCACATCGAAAGATTCAAAATTCTActtgaattttgttatatataattgttatatGCATAAATAATCGATAAATGTGACATTTAATGATATATTCAAGTCTGCGCAATTATGTATGCATGTAAAACATTACAGAAATGCCACCTGAAACTCTCGATCCACAGCGTGAGCAGACTCGAGCAATTTACCGGCAGGCTTCTTCCTCAAAACGTACCGTTTCACTGCCGCTCCGGAACCTACTTCCATAAGAAACGTCGGGTTCG encodes:
- the LOC102629514 gene encoding probable acyl-CoA dehydrogenase IBR3 isoform X5, whose product is MASRTDDLVSPVQPAHQLDLDALLRYASDNVPGFPRSPSKFTISQFGHGQSNPTFLMEVGSGAAVKRYVLRKKPAGKLLESAHAVDREFQVLRALGDHTVVPVPKVFCLCNDPNVIGTAFYIMEFLEGRIFIDSKLPGVPPERRRAIYRATAKTLASIHSANVDMIGLGKYGRRDNYCRRQIERWAKQYTASTAEGKPASNPKMFQLIDWLRQNIPPEDSSGVAAGIVHGDFRIDNLVFHPIEMSDVAYCCLNKHLDAGFEVTGIPEGIPSQAEFLDDYCSASGKPWPAKVWKFYVAFALFRGASIYTGVYNRWLLGNASGGERARYLGNHANELINFAMDFIAQKSVLPEYPPSVAQADAKQFGNGNKIQNILDERGRFVPSQRVLELRNKLIKFMEDYIYPNEKEFEKLAQSDARWTIHPEEERLKELARKEGLWNLWIPFDSAARARKLIFGEGPNPISDGGRDLLFGAGLSNLEYGYLCEIMGRSFWAPQIFNCSAPDTGNMEVLLRYGNKEQLEEWLIPLLEGKIRSAFAMTEPQVASSDATNIECSIKRQGDSYIINGNKWWTSGAMDPRCRVLIVMGKTDFSAAKHKQQSMILVDIKTSGVHIKRPLLVFGFDDAPHGHAEISFENVCVPAKNILLGEGRGFEIAQGRLGPGRLHHCMRLIGAAERGMQLMAERALSRKAFGKFIAQHGSFLSEMAKCRIELERTRLLVLEAADQLDRLGNKKARGTIAMAKVAAPNMALKVLDMAMQVHGAAGFSTDTVLSHLWATARTLRVADGPDDVHLGTIAKLELQRAKL
- the LOC102629514 gene encoding probable acyl-CoA dehydrogenase IBR3 isoform X1, with product MASRTDDLVSPVQPAHQLDLDALLRYASDNVPGFPRSPSKFTISQFGHGQSNPTFLMEVGSGAAVKRYVLRKKPAGKLLESAHAVDREFQVLRALGDHTVVPVPKVFCLCNDPNVIGTAFYIMEFLEGRIFIDSKLPGVPPERRRAIYRATAKTLASIHSANVDMIGLGKYGRRDNYCRRQIERWAKQYTASTAEGKPASNPKMFQLIDWLRQNIPPEDSSGVAAGIVHGDFRIDNLVFHPIEDRVIGILDWELSTLGNQMSDVAYCCLPYTVVIGQNKHLDAGFEVTGIPEGIPSQAEFLDDYCSASGKPWPAKVWKFYVAFALFRGASIYTGVYNRWLLGNASGGERARYLGNHANELINFAMDFIAQKSVLPEYPPSVAQADAKQFGNGNKIQNILDERGRFVPSQRVLELRNKLIKFMEDYIYPNEKEFEKLAQSDARWTIHPEEERLKELARKEGLWNLWIPFDSAARARKLIFGEGPNPISDGGRDLLFGAGLSNLEYGYLCEIMGRSFWAPQIFNCSAPDTGNMEVLLRYGNKEQLEEWLIPLLEGKIRSAFAMTEPQVASSDATNIECSIKRQGDSYIINGNKWWTSGAMDPRCRVLIVMGKTDFSAAKHKQQSMILVDIKTSGVHIKRPLLVFGFDDAPHGHAEISFENVCVPAKNILLGEGRGFEIAQGRLGPGRLHHCMRLIGAAERGMQLMAERALSRKAFGKFIAQHGSFLSEMAKCRIELERTRLLVLEAADQLDRLGNKKARGTIAMAKVAAPNMALKVLDMAMQVHGAAGFSTDTVLSHLWATARTLRVADGPDDVHLGTIAKLELQRAKL
- the LOC102629514 gene encoding probable acyl-CoA dehydrogenase IBR3 isoform X4; protein product: MASRTDDLVSPVQPAHQLDLDALLRYASDNVPGFPRSPSKFTISQFGHGQSNPTFLMEVGSGAAVKRYVLRKKPAGKLLESAHAVDREFQVLRALGDHTVVPVPKVFCLCNDPNVIGTAFYIMEFLEGRIFIDSKLPGVPPERRRAIYRATAKTLASIHSANVDMIGLGKYGRRDNYCRRQIERWAKQYTASTAEGKPASNPKMFQLIDWLRQNIPPEDSSGVAAGIVHGDFRIDNLVFHPIEMSDVAYCCLPYTVVIGQNKHLDAGFEVTGIPEGIPSQAEFLDDYCSASGKPWPAKVWKFYVAFALFRGASIYTGVYNRWLLGNASGGERARYLGNHANELINFAMDFIAQKSVLPEYPPSVAQADAKQFGNGNKIQNILDERGRFVPSQRVLELRNKLIKFMEDYIYPNEKEFEKLAQSDARWTIHPEEERLKELARKEGLWNLWIPFDSAARARKLIFGEGPNPISDGGRDLLFGAGLSNLEYGYLCEIMGRSFWAPQIFNCSAPDTGNMEVLLRYGNKEQLEEWLIPLLEGKIRSAFAMTEPQVASSDATNIECSIKRQGDSYIINGNKWWTSGAMDPRCRVLIVMGKTDFSAAKHKQQSMILVDIKTSGVHIKRPLLVFGFDDAPHGHAEISFENVCVPAKNILLGEGRGFEIAQGRLGPGRLHHCMRLIGAAERGMQLMAERALSRKAFGKFIAQHGSFLSEMAKCRIELERTRLLVLEAADQLDRLGNKKARGTIAMAKVAAPNMALKVLDMAMQVHGAAGFSTDTVLSHLWATARTLRVADGPDDVHLGTIAKLELQRAKL
- the LOC102629514 gene encoding probable acyl-CoA dehydrogenase IBR3 isoform X3, yielding MASRTDDLVSPVQPAHQLDLDALLRYASDNVPGFPRSPSKFTISQFGHGQSNPTFLMEVGSGAAVKRYVLRKKPAGKLLESAHAVDREFQVLRALGDHTVVPVPKVFCLCNDPNVIGTAFYIMEFLEGRIFIDSKLPGVPPERRRAIYRATAKTLASIHSANVDMIGLGKYGRRDNYCRRQIERWAKQYTASTAEGKPASNPKMFQLIDWLRQNIPPEDSSGVAAGIVHGDFRIDNLVFHPIEDRVIGILDWELSTLGNQMSDVAYCCLNKHLDAGFEVTGIPEGIPSQAEFLDDYCSASGKPWPAKVWKFYVAFALFRGASIYTGVYNRWLLGNASGGERARYLGNHANELINFAMDFIAQKSVLPEYPPSVAQADAKQFGNGNKIQNILDERGRFVPSQRVLELRNKLIKFMEDYIYPNEKEFEKLAQSDARWTIHPEEERLKELARKEGLWNLWIPFDSAARARKLIFGEGPNPISDGGRDLLFGAGLSNLEYGYLCEIMGRSFWAPQIFNCSAPDTGNMEVLLRYGNKEQLEEWLIPLLEGKIRSAFAMTEPQVASSDATNIECSIKRQGDSYIINGNKWWTSGAMDPRCRVLIVMGKTDFSAAKHKQQSMILVDIKTSGVHIKRPLLVFGFDDAPHGHAEISFENVCVPAKNILLGEGRGFEIAQGRLGPGRLHHCMRLIGAAERGMQLMAERALSRKAFGKFIAQHGSFLSEMAKCRIELERTRLLVLEAADQLDRLGNKKARGTIAMAKVAAPNMALKVLDMAMQVHGAAGFSTDTVLSHLWATARTLRVADGPDDVHLGTIAKLELQRAKL